The following DNA comes from Lepeophtheirus salmonis chromosome 11, UVic_Lsal_1.4, whole genome shotgun sequence.
caatgacgttatacgaagttaaaacagagatagctctgattaattttgatcccaccgtctcttatatttatatatacagtatttgttcaagaaattatcgtgtacttttgagatttttgtaaaaaaaatgaatgacggttgatctagaaaaaaaaatggtctctcataatatatgcgtaaaaaatcggtctataaaGTGAGATCGAATTAAAATTggtctacaaagtgagaccgaaaaaaaaaattgctccagaaaaaattgcataagaccgaattgaataaaaaactcggtactggaccgagtctcaacactactatCAATGTGTAGTTGTTAATTAAAAGGACCcacattgtaattaaataatggatttttaagACCAAAAATTGGCTCTTGTACAACTTGCTTATgcaagtttcaacttgtacacaacatatactcGTCTAATAATAACGTATAAATCTTACAATTCCGAAAAAGCGATTAAACCTCGATAATGTTCAATTAACATTGTCACACGGGACAATTTTCAAgtcataattagttatattataataatcacgTAACCTTTGATGTAATATAACATGAGGTAAAAGGTTAAAATGTAGTCGTAAATCTTCTAATTTGGAGCTTTTGTCGCgtcataaccttttttttactacgacaaaaataatgattcatagtaatattgataaaatattacaaaagtgggcgaattttatttgaagtaaagTCCCCTCACTTCGTACAACATTATTTGCTCCTCGTTAGTAgcatattatattagtattatcGGAGGATCTGAAGGTGATTGGTGATAAATATAGCGAATTAGGGTTTATAAATAGGCAGCCCatagaatatacatttttatttcttatcagtacgtattattaaaatgattattctcGTGGTTGATTCAATGACGTCACGGGTTGCTTGCCTTTCATTGGATGAAAATCATAGCCACGGATGAAAAGTTCACCCAACAACAACAGAAAGTGACAAGCTAAATAAAAGAGGCCAATCTCAATTTCAACACAATTACGTCATTTTTGGTTCTTAGTAGACACAGCTAGgtacaaaacacttttttttctcgttACGTCGAAATTTATCCCAAGGACAATTCTCTCTCTTTGTCTTTTCCCTGATCTCCAAtcactttagaaataaatactatttcacTTCACTTTTTTTGGAGTTACGGAGTAAATGGATAGTGTTTTGGCGAACTTTTAAGAAGGTAAAGGAATGTTGGAAGGATTGGGGCTTCATTGCATTGTAATTTGTGAATCATATGTCATCATTTGACATTTACCTAggtccattttttatattttgaaagactatttttttaaatatactgcGAGTTTTaacgaaatttaatttctttaattgaaaAGTTGTGCACAATTCAACTCCCAactttttaatggatttattattatttatttatactttatctAATGCTTTTCATTTAACgattgatttatttgttattataatattattctctAGACGTTGCAAAATGCCGCAATTCTTCGCCTGCTTCATGAAAACATCAGCAAGAAGTGATGACAAGTATTTAGGCGCTCAAGGACTTGTTTCCACTGTGGTTTCTTgctgtaattataataatgatcatGGAttcaataataactaataatagtAAACTCCGTCAACGTTCTACTAAAATGGGTCATACGCAATCAAAAGAAGCCAAAATTGAGGGATTTCAGCTTCTTCGACAGGAAGACGAGGACGATGACGAATTTATCACTCTTGATGCGGATGAAAGTGATGAAAACGTCCTTGTCCTGGATCCTACAACTAAGCCAAAGGAAGATAATGAGACGGCTCTATGGATTacgtttcaaatatttattcccTTTATTCTCGCTGGTTTTGGAATGGTAGGGGCTGGACTTGTTTTGGACTCTGTTCAGCATTGGGAAGTTTTTGTTAATGTTTCTGAGATATTTATCCTTGTGCCTGCTCTCTTGGGATTAAAAGGTAATTCCTTGTTTTTGATGATTAATTATGGTTGATCCACAAATTTTAGTTTGTATTTTAATGTATGATGTATATTTCAGGTAATTTGGAAATGACTCTGGCTTCCCGTCTCTCTACACATGCCCATTTGGGACACATGGATGATAAGAAAAACGTTTGGTCCTTGGTCATTGGGAATTTAGCTCTAGTGCAATGCCAAGGGATTGCAGTTGGATTCTTAGCATCTGCCTTTGCGATTGTGATGGGACTTATGAGAAGAACAGATAATCAAGTAGTAGATGAACTATACCATGGACTTTTACTCTGTGCATCCTCTGTTTTAACAGCATCTGTAGCCTCATTAGTCCTTGGATTGGTCATGATTGCCGTCATACTGATTTCCACACGCTTTAAACTTAACCCAGATAATATTGCCACTCCGATTGCTGCTTCCTTGGGGGATTTAACTACTCTAGCTCTTCTCTCATGGATTGCACAGCTACTCTATGACGATCTTGATAAGGACAAATGGTTGGCCCCAgttatcattactttttatttggcTGTCATCCCCATTGCGGCATGGATcgcatatagaaataaatacacCTCAATTGTTTTAACCACGGGGTGGACTCCTGTACTTATGGCTATGATCATAAGTAGTATTGGAGGTGTTATATTGGATTTTGCTGTTATGAGGTATCAAGGAATAGCAGTGTATCAACCCGTTATGAACGGTGTTGGAGGAAACTTGGTTGCCGTCCAAGCCTCACGGATTTCTACGTACCTTCACACAAAAACTCCTGGTCTAGGAATTTTACCCAATAAAAAAGACTCGAATGAACCcgaaaaaatatgcttaaatccattctcaatttttaatgaatCGAAATCTACGCATGCCGTCACGgctaaaatacttatttcaattATGGTTCCAggacaattaatttttacttacaCAATTTCTTTGCTTCAAGCGGGTCACACAAGTCCAACAATTATGTTTCTTCTTGCATACTTATCTGCATCTATAATCCAAATCTTTATCCTTCTTCATACTGCACAATGGCTCATTAATTGGATGTGGAAACGCAAAGTGGATCCAGACAACTCTGCCATACCGTACTTAACTGCACTGGGAGATCTATTGGGAACAGGGCTTTTAGCCATTTCTTtcgaaattttatatatttttggtgatAGAGACTCCGACGTTGGGGACTAAAATTTAGTCCCCTCGGAGTTATTGTTTTGTATTAACTATTCAAGTCtcgtaaattatattttaaatgagtatttCAGTGGAGTATTTGATCCAAAAATGGGGCAATAGACCTGACCGTTGCTCTGCATGTgccttgtatattttttgtcgCTCCTTACAAAACTATCCTCCTGTtatgtcttatatttttttattcgcatatattttatgtacctaAGAAATGTGGTGatataaagattatatattcttttacttatataaagtcatctatcttttattttattgttgcgGAAAGTGGACTTCAAGGttacttacatttttaatatcaatactAATACATCATCACATCATTTGTtgtgattatgtatttataataagaatgTCATATtcattgcatatatatatacatacaatataattatatcaattgggGCAGCATTTAATGAGTATTGACTGACGAAGaagaaatgatatattatatacatgttGTGCACAATGTTGACGTctgtataagttataacttgtatagcACAATTGTAccagttgcaatttcttcgtcttaaaatgcattaattcATTACAATTTTGGTCGTTCTAATTATCAACTATGAATGGATACCATCATtacattttgatctattaaaattacttgattattatgtattcataattatgagtgatattttaattatttgtattaaaatagtcaaaaattacaccattacaCAATATATTGCccatccatggaatatttaatCATTGCATTGTCCTCATCCCAAATGCtgtaattctttcattttttggtttcaacttgtacaattttcttatacaagttacaacttgtacaaaatcgcaacatgtaaacaatatatattggTGTCCAATTTATCGTAGGAtctcaattaaaaacaacaaaacctCAACTTAGTAAACAAGGTGTAGTTGTCCTGGTTTCAATTACTTCCAAATAGTAAGttgtataatatttcaattcaaaagcaagctagaatggtTTTCATCCCAAATGAGTctggattaaatttgttttcctaAAAGAATAATCGTCAATATCTATtaacaaactattcttattaGCCTTTTGGGTGTTCTACAAGTTTGACTGAAAGTAGCCAAAAtagatcgtcacaataaaataatgtggagttgacatattttatattaaaatggaCAATATGGaccttaaattaaataaagttaataaactATAGCTagaattcttgggtatcttaactcatcccagaaatttgaataataagccaataattgactcaaatatgtctatgaaatattggacctCATCTGTATATTAAGTATAACaatacttgatttttattcataattgtttttatgttaacgcacCACACATCTTTTTTGACAGCTCGAATATACAGTccgtaaataattattagtaatactGAATACCCTCTAGTACAAAAACCTGTTTCTCATAGTTTTGgcctataaataattttaactcatttatgtattaaatatccTTACTGATTTCTTTAGacactaaataattatatataatattaatattaatatagtataaCTAAGGACAAGAGTGAATCATGAAGCCTATTCCTGgacattttctatattttgccTTTGGAAGCAACATGCTTACTCAGCGCATAAGGATATCGAATCATTCAGCCAGCTATGTGGGAAATGCTCTTCTGAAAGGATACTATCTGGATTTCGACTATGAATCTCAAGTATTCCTAAGATTTTTAGGCTTgatttaataactataattaatttataataaattgtcaagTAGAAGTGGAAGGGAGCCGTTGCAACAATTCGCGAAGATTCAAAGAGAGAAGTTTGGGGGATTTTATGGAGactaaaaaatgaagatttaaagTCTTTAGATAAACAAGAAGGTGTGGAAAGCTCTATTTATAGGCGATTGTCCATAAGCGTAAgacattttttcaattagatGCATAGAATTGTGTTCATTCCATTTGAAATTCATTTACAGATTAATTTGGAAGATTCTAGCGATCCAATTGATGCGTATACGTATCAGCTCACGGAGGAGTCCTGTAATAAAGGTTCACAGGACAAGAGACCCagtaaaatttataagaatgttATTGTGAATGGAGCCAAGGAACATAATCTTAATGTGAACTATATTAAGTTATTAGAGGGAATTCAGGACAATGGATATGAGGGTCAAGTGGAAATTAATGTTCCTAAATTTACGTGAATTGATTCTTTTAAACACCCTGGtgctatttataataattattatcaatttccaAATTATGTCAAACTCTAATATACATGGTTAGGCACTTTATTCAGTTGACTTTATGTAAAAACTTTAATgactcaaaaacaaaacaaattaaaaagttaggtatatgaaaaattcttatttatgacCTCTCTCTCTGGATCTTTTGAACGGAAGTTTATTTAATGTGGCATCCaccattcttaattttttgttttttccagaCGCGGCTCCTTGGCCGTATAGCTTACTAGCTGCCTTGGGGTCCCCTTTCTTTACGTTTCCTCTAAATTTTATTCCAGAAGTCGGCCCATGAAGCGTGAGATATCCCATACTTATTGGCCAGCGTCAACACATACTTTATGGGGTTGGTCTTCAGGCAGAACAATATCTCATTGATATTTCTCTTGGAACAAGCAGTATCTACAACACCTATAGGCAGTTAAATATTCCTATTGGTGTTGTAGACAGTATTTCTGCCGCACCTTTAAGACTTAGATAATGCCATGAGTGTCAAGCTGTGtgagagaaatttttttatccattcctTAAGCTCTTCCGTGATATGACAATTGGCGAAATCCTTGTGaccatacattaaaaaaattaggcaGCCTTCAAGATATTAGTGCcctcattaattatttaggctcattttgaaaattcttatAGGCAACAACAAAAacccttattttatttatattaacgaaaatagtgaactatttgatgtcaaaattggactaacaaataaaaggacataaactttattgtttatcaaaaatgtgTCTCTCAGCGATTATCTAGTTTTATTGAATttctgaccctaaaatgtattaaaaatatgtgtgtTACATCgctatacaattttatttccatattgttgttaattatcaactattacaATGTCAATAAGGGTttgattggtttaaaaaatttaaaagactgCAGTCTTATCACTTTGATCTCTTTTAATTctcaacttttaattatatttatcctattaacttaatatatcattttatacctagacaaataaaaacttaatttatataagtttcGATATTgatttagcatatttttttttacattagtttaaaaatagtttttatttcgtatataataatgaaaatttaatattggaagtACAATAATCTGTTAGGTCGAATAAAGTTAGTCAACGTTTCTGTTGTTGTactaataatatcaaatattttatcttctgtAAGAACCGCAAAATTCTTCATCACAACGTTGAAAAGTTTATCGACAATTTTAGGATTATAGGTAGAGAAACAGTTACCTGATTAGTAAGTTGTTGGTATAATTTCACTGCATATTGAATAACATACAgagtaaatactcaattactttacctataaataaatatcataataccCCCAACTAAAAGTAAAGTGATTTTAGAATATTACTACATTTAGTGTAAACATATCTGACGACGTAAAAAGAATCCCTGATCATTGCTAAAAGACATGAACGTATCTTACTTCCacataagtttcttttatttatgaacaaagtTCATTTCTAGTTGAAGTTAGTATGATTTCTTTTGATAACTAACGGTATGTGaacatttacttttattattttaagaataagaataatatacCAACTTagatgtatgaaaaaaattgtttagatgacaagtacattttttatttttgtcaataaattgtaaaatctaaatttgtgaagaaaatttcaaaaaaaagcactaattttgcataaaacaaacaaaaaacacttaTTGGAATTTTAtagaggaacacaaacctatcaaaaaaaattcttaaaaaaaaaacaaacagtaaTGTTGAATAAGGTCGAAAAAATAAGCCTCAATAActaattcatttttgcaaatattgcgaaaaattattcaataaaattcaaGTCATTGGATAACTATGAGGTTCAAAGTATGGGCTAAGCAGAACAAATGTGACCAGCCAATGATTAGAATAGCTATTTTTATATTGGCTGCGTGGTCGgttgcaactttttcttcaattctTCATTGTCTTTGTATCTTTAAGGAGCTGTTCTGACAGATTATAAGTTTTATGTCTCCCTTTCATCTCAATGCATTCCAAAGGAACATAAACCTTTTTGTATTCATCAATGAAATAGAATATAAGAGATATAAATGATATTGTAGTTCCGGAAGTCCAGCAATCTGTAATTAAACAAACCGCTTcagcttttttattattttcctcatTTTCTCTAGGAGTTTCCTgtataaataaggaccaattGAGTCTGAAAGAGTTTTCTGCTAGGCAAAACAGGTTTGGGATTTACCATCTTTTTAAATCTTCTAAACCCAGAGTCTTCAACTATGAAGTAGGGCTGAAAGTCTATAGCTATCATCAAGGCTATTATTTCGTCCATGGCTCTTGATGTTAAGAGATTATTTGGCCTAACGATGGAATGGTTTAAGTGTGGtgtttataaactaataataatatacctgAGAGGGTATATCGTATTATGGCAAACAAGGAGTTAGGAACCCATACTCGTTATAGAAAGGAATAAGGTGGAGATAGGAGAAcagtgtttatttataaaagcgGAAAAGACGGAAAAGGAATACATGCAATGACAAGGAATCATGACGTAAATCCGTAACACCACCCCATCAACAATCCGATGAGGTCGGAGTTGATTGATGTGTTTTAATATGCCTGTTAATAATTACACTTCATGTAGTTGTTCCCATTTTCTGGATCGTAGTGCCAGGGACCCATTTCGGCATACGAGTGTTATAACTCTTGCATCATACATAAGATTTTCCCTTAATAGTCTCTTTAGGAGCTGAAGTATTGGTATGGAGGTATCCATCTAGACTGGTAGGCATTGACATTGAAGATATGACTTGTGCAGGTGAGTTGCTACACTACAGAGGAGTAGAACTGTATGTGAAGAGGAGTTCTTAAAGTGAGGCTCTAGTATTGTTCTGCATAAGATCTTTAACGATCCTCAACGCTCTTTCGGCCTGCCCGTTAGATTTGATATGGTATGGCGGAGAGAAGGAAACCTTCACCCCCATTGCGAGATTTTTCCCCTGAAGAGTGAGAATTGGGAGCCATTGATAGAATGTATTTGTAGCAGAAATCCTCATCTAGTGAACCAGTGCAAAAGCTGGGCGAGGGTGCTTTTGGTTGAGTGCCGGACATTGGGTTGGCCTCAATCCAGTTTGAACCTACATATATTAGTATGATAATATCCTGTTTCCCGGCTTTCATATAATCAATATGAAGGC
Coding sequences within:
- the LOC121125867 gene encoding solute carrier family 41 member 1: MIMDSIITNNSKLRQRSTKMGHTQSKEAKIEGFQLLRQEDEDDDEFITLDADESDENVLVLDPTTKPKEDNETALWITFQIFIPFILAGFGMVGAGLVLDSVQHWEVFVNVSEIFILVPALLGLKGNLEMTLASRLSTHAHLGHMDDKKNVWSLVIGNLALVQCQGIAVGFLASAFAIVMGLMRRTDNQVVDELYHGLLLCASSVLTASVASLVLGLVMIAVILISTRFKLNPDNIATPIAASLGDLTTLALLSWIAQLLYDDLDKDKWLAPVIITFYLAVIPIAAWIAYRNKYTSIVLTTGWTPVLMAMIISSIGGVILDFAVMRYQGIAVYQPVMNGVGGNLVAVQASRISTYLHTKTPGLGILPNKKDSNEPEKICLNPFSIFNESKSTHAVTAKILISIMVPGQLIFTYTISLLQAGHTSPTIMFLLAYLSASIIQIFILLHTAQWLINWMWKRKVDPDNSAIPYLTALGDLLGTGLLAISFEILYIFGDRDSDVGD
- the LOC121125869 gene encoding gamma-glutamylcyclotransferase; translated protein: MKPIPGHFLYFAFGSNMLTQRIRISNHSASYVGNALLKGYYLDFDYESQKWKGAVATIREDSKREVWGILWRLKNEDLKSLDKQEGVESSIYRRLSISINLEDSSDPIDAYTYQLTEESCNKGSQDKRPSKIYKNVIVNGAKEHNLNVNYIKLLEGIQDNGYEGQVEINVPKFT